CCAGCCAATCATAGTCTCGGCATCGATTTGGTGGCAAATCTCGGGCAATCTACTGCAATCGGACTCACCGGGAAATATCTTGGGAAGAGGAACAGGTCCCGAGTGGGTCACTCCGAAGCTTAATTTTGAAAAAGTGAACAGTTAGAACTTCACTGAAAAGTTGAATGGCGAGGTAAAGGTGTCTGATATCATTTCCCAATTTGTGAATTGACACTGAATGGGTCTTTGCTGAACTCCCACGCGTTGCTCCTCCACACTCCTCCACTCGGGAACTTCATCCGAATTAAATACGGCATGCCGACCCTAACTTGGAGATGTGGGACAGCTGGCCAATCACATCAATTCGGCTCGGGAGGTTGTTCGGACACTCGTCGGCGATATGTGAAAAATTTAAACCGGCACCTGTCCGAAACACGAATTCCATGGTCTCGGCGTCGCGTGTTGTTGTAGGAATCTAAACGTGGTCAAATCGTACCACctgatgttgaagaacagAATTAACAAAGACGAATAGGATACAGACAACACAAGGGAGAATTGGAGAAAAATTTGTTGGTGCAAGCTTTCTTCCAGTGATCTTAACAGTTCGTGTCTGCAACCTAGGAAGAGGAAAGGTCTTAGACACGAGGGGTTCCACGTAGTTTTCGTTGTATCCACTTACTTGGAATTCCAAGTCATTCATTGATCACCAGATTCTTCCTCGGGCTTTGTGCTTCCAGCATAATCGATCACATTACCCAGAATCACCCTTCCCCACCCCTCCGTATAATCCCGCAGCCCCGGTTCTCAGAAAATTCTGGAGTCCGGAGCATGACGCACATCGGGCGACTTTTGAGCACGAAGTCTTAAATATAATAGAGAGGACCCAACCCCGTCTATTCCCTCCTGGACACGTTTCCTTCCATTCACCCTCCATACAATGAACAACATGAAACCCTCCAAGAATTCTCAGCCTGTATCGGCTTCCCATAACGAGAATGTTCTCTCCCTTGACACTGCTCCAACTCACGAGACACACACGACGAAAGGTCTTATCGTTGGAGGAAAATACCGGAACGAACTTTCAGAAGAGCAGACCCAGCACTACGATAGCAGCCTGTTGCAAGAGATCGACGTCGATCTTCCCCTCACAGCCACAAAGCCTGTACATCACAATGGCCAAGAATTAATCGTGCTTGAGTTTGTGGATGGGGACAAGGAGAACCCCTTCAATTGGAGTTCTGGCCGCAAGGCCTTCATCAGTACCCAGCTTTGCCTCATGACACTTTTCATCGGTCTCGCAACAACAGCATACAGTTCTGGAATTGGACGCATGGCAAAGGATCTCGGAACAACGGAGTTGATCGGAAAGCTTGGTCTATTCACCTTCAACTTCACTTGTGCAATTGCCCCCCTTTTCCTGGCTCCGTTCTGTGAGCTGGCTGGTCGACGAGTCATCTACATCGGTGCCTACGTCTGCTTCTGTCTTATGTTCATTGGTCTCGCCCTAGGCAAGAACATTGCCACCATCCTTGTCTGCCGTGCCCTGCTCGGTCTGTTTGGTTGTGTTGGCACAATTCTTGTCGGCGGTACTTTTGGAGATATGTACACACCAGAGCACCGTGCCATCCCCATGGCTTGCTTCGCCTTCATCGCCATCCTCGGTACAGTCGGTGCTCCCATCTACGCCGGCTTCATTGATCAGGCTCTCGGCTGGCGCTGGCTCGAGGGTATCCAAGGGTTGGCCAACATTCCCCTTGGTATCGTCATCACCCTTTGCCTCCCTGAGACTCGCGGCAGTGTCTGCCTTGCCAAGCGTGCGAAGGTCATTCGCGGTGCTACCGGCGATGAGCGGTTCGTGACCAGCAACGACCTTGAAGCCCCTGGAATCAAGCAAATGTTGCACAACTCCTCTGTCAAGGCCGTGAAGATGCTTTTCACCGAGCCCGTCGTCTTCGCCTTCGGTCTCTGGATCAGTTTCGCCTGGTTCCtggccttcctcttcctttctGTGATCCCGATCACCTTCCAGGAAAAGCGCGGCTGGGGCGAGGGAGTGGCAGGTCTTCCCTACATCGCACTCTGCCTCGGAACTACACTCGGCTTCGGTCTTAACTTCTTCCAAATTCGCAAATACAAGTCCCTCTCCTCCGACCCGAACATTCCCGTCGCACCAGAAGCTCGGTTGTACGGTGCCCTTTGCGGAGCCGTCTGGTTGCCCGTCGGCTTGTTCATCTACAGTTTTACCCAGTACAAGGGCATCCACTGGATGGGTCCCGTCGTTGGACTGACCCTCATCACCCTCGGTATCTACTTCATCTTCGAGTCCTGCTACAGTTACACGGCCGATTGCTACGGAGAACACTCTTCCTCTGCCATTGCCGGTCAGGGTTTCATGCGAAACACCCTTGGTGCCGTGTCACCTCTGTTTGCGTCCCAATTCTTCCACAACATGGGTAGTCAGTACGCTGGATTGTTGCTGGCATTGGTCGCGACAGTCTTGACGTTGATTCCATTTGTTTTGTTCAAGTATGGCCCTGCACTGCGTGCTCGGTCTAGACTTGCATCTGCCACTACGAGTGGCTCCAACTGAATGTTTTTGAAATTTATGTGAATCTGCATATCAGCACGCGTGTAATTATGGTATTATAAATGTATATACAGACTATATATGAGGCCTCCAAGTATTTTGGGGGCAGAATGACAACAATCCTTCTCGCTTTGAAGAAGACCTAGACCACTGAAGACTCCTCAGGCAATGCGTAGAGACCATGAATGCAAGAGAGCAATATAAGATTGTTTGGTAATTTTATTAGAAGATTCTAGGAGGGAGGGTGACCAGTTGAACAATGTGGAACACGGTGTGTTAGTGGCTGTCTCATTGGAGCAGCCACAAACAGACCGAAGAATGGTATCTACCTATTTCAAATATTGATCTTCACACGGTCGATGCTCAGCAAATCACATCCCTAAGCCATCATTTTGGAATATACTGGGGGTGTTACCTGTGAGCAACCTTCACAGAACCTCCGGAAAATTCCGGCATTTGGCCTGAAATAGCAGGCACCCAGAATCGGTGGCAAAAATGTCTTGGGCGACCAATAGGAATAGACTGGGGAGTACCTTGCAGAAAAATGTGCAAATTCAGCACACGGTATGTCCGAACCATGTCATCGGTGTTTCCCGGGGCTATCCACCTACGGGCAGGCTTTGTATCTTTGATTGGATGATCCCATTTTGGTAAATAAAACTCTGAAGGGATGAATTCCCATGTGTATGCACAGCATGTATACCTATTTGAGCCTTGAACTCTACAGCTCACGTGGTTGGGGTGTTGAGCCATGTTGTGCGGGGTAGATATAGTCCCCGCCaaaagccctaagccctgACAGGTGTGTGTCAACCATCCACACTATGACAATAACACTTTCAATAACACCTTTCGAAGTCAGAGCGGTACTTTAACATTCGGTTTTCCAGATCAAATCCAGTTGATTCGTATCGGACCGCCAACTGAACACCTTATCATTTATGATTGAAACCCTAAGAAAAGCTACACTATAATGCTGAGAATTTCTGTCAGGCTAAAAGGGGTCTTTGACAAAGACGGGTAAATGAGACACGTGGATCTCCCGTGCTCCGCCCCACCCCGCGAAACAGCCAAGAAAGCCAAAAAAGTCAAAAAATACTGGTAAGTCACAGGAGCTCGTGCCATGGCGGTACCGAGAGTGGAACCAGGTACTAGAATGTAAATTCGAAGTGTGCTGGCGATGGGAGTGGAATGGTGTTTGGACCGACCTCCCATCGGAAATATGAGAGCAATGTAAAATAGTACAACAGACATCGACCAATTTGCGAGCTTTTTTTGTGGAATTCAGCTCCATACCGAGTTCGAACATTGTAGGTTACTGTCACTTTGGGTTGATGTTTTGTAGACTTTCCTTGAATCTTAACCTCATCCTATATTGGTTCTCTGGTCAATCAAAATTTTCGACAATGTTGGCCGCTTACTCGATCATCTCCAGTCAATGGGGGAGCTTGACAGCAGATTTGTCATGTTCATGTCGGATCACGGTGTCGAGGGGGCTGCCTTAGAAACTATCACAGCAATTATCCCGCTATATAGTGTTATTGGCTAATGACGATTATAGAAGATAGCAGAGGGGTAAAATTTCGAATCAATGATTGAAAGCACTACTAGAAAACTCTGAAGACTACGGGAAACAACGACCCCTTTATTTGGTACGGTAGGGGTGGACTcaatgatttttttttcatcgaCGTTGATCCAATAAATGTGTGAGTACGCCCTAGATAGGCGGGTGCCACTAGTGCATCCTTGCAAGGATTCAAATGGTGGATCACCGAGGGTTGAATACGCTGTCCCTGCAATGTTCGATATTCTCAATTCCAACAATCCGACCTGGCTACAACGCACTCTTTTTCAAGGGTGATGGAATTTTTGCCAACAGCGTTCGACCTAGCATTGATTTCCCATACCGGGACTCGCTTTGGTAGTCGTAATGGAGCAGCTCTACGAGGAAAGTCATGG
Above is a genomic segment from Penicillium digitatum chromosome 3, complete sequence containing:
- a CDS encoding Major facilitator superfamily domain, general substrate transporter; protein product: MNNMKPSKNSQPVSASHNENVLSLDTAPTHETHTTKGLIVGGKYRNELSEEQTQHYDSSLLQEIDVDLPLTATKPVHHNGQELIVLEFVDGDKENPFNWSSGRKAFISTQLCLMTLFIGLATTAYSSGIGRMAKDLGTTELIGKLGLFTFNFTCAIAPLFLAPFCELAGRRVIYIGAYVCFCLMFIGLALGKNIATILVCRALLGLFGCVGTILVGGTFGDMYTPEHRAIPMACFAFIAILGTVGAPIYAGFIDQALGWRWLEGIQGLANIPLGIVITLCLPETRGSVCLAKRAKVIRGATGDERFVTSNDLEAPGIKQMLHNSSVKAVKMLFTEPVVFAFGLWISFAWFLAFLFLSVIPITFQEKRGWGEGVAGLPYIALCLGTTLGFGLNFFQIRKYKSLSSDPNIPVAPEARLYGALCGAVWLPVGLFIYSFTQYKGIHWMGPVVGLTLITLGIYFIFESCYSYTADCYGEHSSSAIAGQGFMRNTLGAVSPLFASQFFHNMGSQYAGLLLALVATVLTLIPFVLFKYGPALRARSRLASATTSGSN